In one Legionella clemsonensis genomic region, the following are encoded:
- the pgl gene encoding 6-phosphogluconolactonase, whose amino-acid sequence MNKMHLHHFDNAEQLNQQFAQKIALLITQAIAERGRAYLAVSGGKTPVNLFQKLAVTALDWEKVIIILTDERWIDPRESDSNEQLVRTYLLKDKAEKATFISLYRAMHEDADEIKTWIATLPMFDVVILGMGEDGHTASLFPCSAEIHAGLADNSDPVLTVQPTSAPYRRISLSKTRLLNSRTIFLHLVGKKKLETLNKALAGVNPLEMPIRAFLHHPSINIQIMYSP is encoded by the coding sequence ATGAATAAGATGCACTTACATCACTTTGATAATGCTGAGCAGCTTAATCAGCAGTTTGCCCAAAAAATTGCACTACTCATTACGCAAGCGATCGCTGAACGTGGTCGAGCCTATCTGGCAGTTTCAGGGGGAAAAACACCGGTAAATTTATTTCAGAAGCTGGCTGTAACCGCTTTAGATTGGGAAAAAGTTATTATTATTCTAACTGATGAACGTTGGATAGATCCACGGGAAAGTGACAGTAATGAGCAGTTAGTACGAACTTATCTGCTTAAGGATAAAGCTGAAAAAGCAACATTCATCAGTTTATACCGTGCAATGCATGAGGATGCTGATGAAATTAAAACTTGGATTGCCACTTTACCAATGTTTGATGTAGTCATACTCGGTATGGGAGAAGATGGACATACTGCCTCACTGTTTCCTTGTAGTGCTGAAATCCATGCGGGGCTTGCTGATAATTCTGATCCTGTATTAACAGTTCAACCCACATCAGCACCTTATCGCCGAATTTCCTTGAGTAAAACCCGGTTGCTAAATAGCCGAACAATTTTCCTACATTTAGTCGGTAAGAAAAAGCTGGAAACGCTCAATAAGGCACTTGCTGGAGTGAACCCGCTAGAGATGCCGATCAGAGCTTTTTTACATCATCCATCCATAAACATTCAAATTATGTATTCACCTTAG
- the zwf gene encoding glucose-6-phosphate dehydrogenase → MTRMLGSKQACDLILFGTLGDLASRKLLPALYQLEKANLLHADTQITGVAREELDYHSYINTVEIKLQQFLKAPIEAEVWQRLQQRLSYAKIDLSQAIDYEKLLTVTKPTARVPVSYFATPPSLFGQISHGLSLIGLTQAPARVVLEKPIGHDLASSIVINNEVSNYFNEDQIYRIDHYLGKETVLNLLVLRFANALFSSHWDNTAIDHVQITVAEEVGVEGRWGYYDDAGQTRDMVQNHLLQILSLIAMEPPQNLDADSIRDEKLKVLKALRPINLTNVQENTVRGQYVHGFVNGRSVPGYLEEADARQNSKTETFVALKVNIDNWRWAGVPFYLRTGKRMPKKHSEVAICFKPQPHNIFQQIYKHLAPNKLIIRLQPDEGVEIQMMNKIPGLGETMQLQQSKLDLSFDETFKSQRIADAYERLLLEVMLGNQYLFVRRDEVEQAWKWVDGILHAWHNFKEPPTPYQAGTWGPVAATSLLARGGHNWDE, encoded by the coding sequence ATGACAAGAATGTTAGGTAGCAAACAAGCCTGTGATTTGATTTTATTTGGCACTTTAGGCGATTTAGCGTCTCGCAAACTATTACCTGCACTTTATCAACTTGAGAAAGCAAATTTACTTCATGCTGATACTCAAATTACGGGTGTAGCTCGTGAAGAGCTGGATTATCATAGTTATATTAATACTGTAGAAATCAAACTGCAGCAATTTTTAAAAGCCCCGATAGAAGCTGAGGTATGGCAACGCTTACAGCAAAGATTGAGCTATGCAAAAATTGATCTAAGTCAAGCGATTGATTATGAAAAGCTGCTGACTGTCACGAAGCCGACCGCACGTGTTCCTGTGAGCTATTTTGCAACACCACCCTCCTTATTTGGTCAAATTAGTCATGGATTGTCCTTAATAGGGCTAACACAAGCGCCTGCTCGTGTGGTTTTAGAAAAACCTATTGGGCATGATTTGGCCTCCTCCATTGTTATTAACAATGAAGTATCAAACTATTTTAATGAAGACCAAATTTATCGTATTGATCATTATTTGGGTAAGGAAACAGTATTAAACTTACTGGTTTTACGATTTGCCAACGCACTTTTTTCATCTCACTGGGACAATACAGCCATTGATCATGTACAAATTACTGTCGCTGAAGAAGTTGGCGTAGAAGGGCGCTGGGGATATTATGATGATGCTGGCCAAACCAGAGATATGGTACAAAATCATCTTTTGCAAATTTTATCACTCATCGCTATGGAGCCACCTCAAAATCTTGATGCAGATAGCATTCGAGACGAAAAACTTAAAGTCCTGAAAGCATTACGGCCTATTAATCTTACTAATGTTCAGGAAAATACGGTGCGAGGGCAATATGTACATGGATTTGTCAATGGTAGATCAGTGCCTGGCTATTTGGAGGAAGCGGATGCCAGACAGAACAGTAAAACAGAAACCTTTGTAGCGCTTAAAGTTAACATTGATAATTGGCGTTGGGCTGGCGTACCTTTTTATTTGCGCACTGGTAAGCGTATGCCTAAAAAACATAGTGAGGTAGCAATCTGCTTTAAGCCTCAACCCCATAATATTTTTCAACAAATTTATAAGCATTTGGCGCCTAATAAACTGATTATCCGTTTACAACCTGACGAAGGGGTGGAAATTCAAATGATGAATAAAATCCCAGGGCTGGGCGAGACTATGCAGCTGCAACAGTCAAAACTGGATCTAAGTTTTGATGAAACATTTAAATCCCAGCGTATTGCTGATGCTTATGAACGGTTATTGCTTGAGGTGATGTTAGGAAATCAATATCTGTTCGTGCGTCGGGATGAGGTGGAACAGGCATGGAAATGGGTTGATGGAATTTTACATGCATGGCATAACTTTAAAGAACCGCCGACACCTTATCAAGCAGGCACCTGGGGACCTGTTGCTGCAACGTCATTGTTGGCTCGCGGTGGACATAACTGGGATGAATAA
- a CDS encoding PA0069 family radical SAM protein: MKKNISTKNRGSLSNPEGRFESQAYEHFDDGWMLEEEALPPLETFLLPETSKSVITRNDSPDLGFEQSINPYRGCEHGCIYCYARPSHAYMNLSPGLDFETKIFYKVNAEKLLKEELNKTKYRCKPIVLGANTDPYQPAESKLQITRSILEVLREHRHPVIIITKNSLIERDIDILNDMAKDNLVRVAVSITTLSKQLKHIMEPRTSAPSARVKVVKHLSEHQIPVRVMVAPIIPMVNDVEIEKILQVTSEAGAEYASYVLIRLPYEVKDLFKEWLAQHFPQRAEHIMSLIRQMRGGKEYDSTFGKRMRGEGEFANLIETRFRLACKRFNLNQKSLDELSTDKFKKTPAKSSLPNQLSLWDETF, encoded by the coding sequence ATGAAGAAAAATATTTCAACAAAAAATCGTGGTTCTCTCAGCAACCCTGAGGGACGTTTCGAAAGCCAAGCGTATGAACATTTTGATGATGGGTGGATGCTTGAAGAAGAGGCGTTGCCTCCTTTAGAAACTTTTTTATTACCCGAGACTTCCAAATCGGTTATCACCCGCAACGATTCTCCTGATCTTGGTTTTGAACAGTCCATCAATCCTTACCGAGGTTGTGAACACGGTTGTATCTATTGTTATGCAAGACCCAGTCATGCCTATATGAACTTATCGCCCGGCCTTGATTTCGAAACAAAGATTTTTTACAAAGTGAATGCGGAAAAATTATTAAAAGAAGAACTAAATAAAACGAAATATAGGTGCAAACCGATTGTTCTTGGCGCAAATACCGATCCCTATCAACCGGCAGAATCTAAATTACAAATTACAAGAAGTATTCTTGAAGTTCTAAGGGAGCATAGACATCCAGTCATTATCATAACCAAAAATTCGTTAATTGAACGTGACATCGATATTCTTAACGACATGGCCAAAGATAATCTCGTTCGAGTGGCCGTTAGCATTACTACGCTTTCCAAACAATTAAAACATATAATGGAGCCAAGAACTTCCGCACCCTCAGCCAGGGTTAAAGTTGTTAAACATTTAAGTGAGCATCAGATTCCTGTTCGTGTCATGGTGGCTCCTATTATTCCTATGGTTAACGATGTGGAAATAGAAAAAATTCTACAAGTTACTAGCGAAGCAGGGGCGGAATATGCAAGCTATGTCTTAATCCGATTACCTTATGAAGTAAAGGATTTATTTAAAGAATGGCTTGCCCAACATTTTCCTCAACGAGCAGAGCATATCATGAGTCTTATACGACAAATGCGCGGTGGCAAGGAGTATGATTCTACTTTTGGTAAAAGAATGCGAGGCGAGGGGGAGTTTGCCAATTTAATAGAAACTCGTTTTCGCCTAGCTTGTAAACGATTTAATTTAAATCAAAAATCACTGGATGAGCTGAGTACAGATAAATTCAAAAAAACACCCGCTAAATCATCCTTACCAAATCAGTTAAGCTTGTGGGATGAAACGTTTTAG
- a CDS encoding acyltransferase family protein: MTSSEKKFPRLLSLDVFRGLTIALMILVNSPGNNTVYTWLEHSPWNGCTLADVVFPFFIFIVGVSVVFSLTKAKTQGITTTQMLPKILKRSIIIFLIGLFLNAFPYHFDLATLRVFGVLQRIAICYLLCAVLFLTTRFTTQLILLVLLLIGYWLLMFLIPVQGYGAGNLTPQGNVAAAVDRMLFSASHLYGKSYDPEGLLSTLPAIATGLLGNLTGCWLISSRRASVKCMGLIGVGLLSMIIGWVWGLQFPINKTLWTSSYVLVTGGQALLVFALCYWLVDIREWKKWSKPFEIFGLNALAVYFLHVFFLKIQLMTPAPSGNLRSFITEQLFGWASPENASLLYALTYTLVWLLLLTLLYRKKIFIKI, encoded by the coding sequence ATGACGAGTTCAGAAAAAAAATTCCCTCGTTTATTGTCATTGGATGTCTTTCGTGGATTAACAATTGCTTTAATGATTTTGGTGAATAGTCCCGGTAATAATACAGTTTATACCTGGTTAGAGCACTCTCCCTGGAATGGTTGTACTCTGGCGGATGTTGTTTTTCCTTTTTTTATCTTTATTGTTGGGGTTTCTGTGGTTTTTTCATTGACAAAAGCCAAAACCCAGGGCATAACTACCACACAAATGCTTCCGAAAATTCTAAAACGCAGCATTATTATTTTTTTAATTGGTTTGTTTTTAAACGCCTTTCCTTACCACTTCGATTTAGCCACTTTGCGTGTCTTTGGCGTGTTACAACGAATAGCAATCTGTTATTTACTCTGTGCTGTATTATTTTTAACAACCCGTTTTACCACACAACTTATTCTTTTAGTTTTGCTATTGATTGGTTATTGGCTGCTAATGTTTCTTATTCCTGTACAGGGTTATGGTGCTGGTAATTTAACACCTCAGGGGAATGTGGCAGCCGCTGTCGATCGTATGCTTTTTTCTGCCTCTCATCTATACGGCAAATCTTACGACCCGGAAGGATTGCTTAGTACGCTTCCGGCTATTGCCACCGGATTATTAGGAAATTTGACGGGTTGCTGGTTAATTTCTTCACGCAGAGCGTCAGTTAAATGTATGGGATTAATAGGCGTTGGTTTGTTAAGTATGATAATCGGTTGGGTTTGGGGATTACAATTTCCCATTAATAAAACACTTTGGACAAGCTCCTATGTCTTAGTGACCGGAGGACAAGCATTGTTGGTATTCGCTCTATGTTATTGGCTGGTTGATATTAGAGAGTGGAAAAAATGGTCAAAACCTTTTGAAATTTTTGGACTTAACGCCCTTGCAGTTTATTTTTTACATGTCTTTTTTCTAAAGATTCAGCTTATGACACCTGCTCCTTCCGGAAATTTACGTTCCTTTATTACCGAACAACTTTTTGGTTGGGCTTCTCCTGAAAACGCTTCTTTACTTTATGCATTAACCTATACGTTAGTTTGGTTACTCCTATTAACACTTCTTTATCGAAAGAAAATTTTTATTAAGATTTAA
- a CDS encoding DUF3775 domain-containing protein encodes MLNVNSGIICDILLKARQFQAKENVSFPEVTDDMDASYVLADHADDLTYQEVTQAINNLRPDQQATLVALMYIGRGDYTEAEWEDAYRVAREQWTNRTGEYLLARPTMPDDIERGLNSLGISCSE; translated from the coding sequence ATGTTGAACGTAAATTCAGGCATCATTTGCGATATACTTCTTAAGGCACGTCAGTTTCAGGCCAAGGAAAATGTAAGTTTTCCGGAAGTGACGGATGATATGGATGCCTCTTATGTATTGGCTGATCACGCAGATGACCTTACTTATCAAGAAGTTACACAAGCAATCAATAACTTACGCCCAGACCAACAGGCCACACTAGTCGCTCTGATGTACATAGGGCGTGGCGATTATACTGAAGCTGAGTGGGAAGATGCCTACCGTGTCGCTAGAGAGCAATGGACAAATCGTACGGGTGAATATCTTTTGGCAAGGCCGACAATGCCCGATGATATTGAGAGAGGATTAAATTCATTGGGAATTTCTTGCAGTGAGTAA
- a CDS encoding response regulator, giving the protein MSHIKRTEESEIIHQYSKDILAAMPNLVYILDKNCTFVGANTNFLTLVGFENNEQLAGKTYKEMTEFLPWSDERTQMFKRDDINALLSGESAYKVSEPPIIRAKDNVLYYESSRVPILDKDKNVVGLVVILTDVTAYKRMQEQLAKIKEQLQQNNIKSHTVPVMRHAKSANLKKIPKILMVEDNSIAQKATQALLMQLDCHVDVADSGDKAISLFKPGKYDLVFMDIGLEGTSGYVVSKEIRKMEDKSEYRVPIIALTGYEADVVKYDCVDYFMEGALTKPLTSEQAKQIIQHYVYDIDIPVRGLRSTKDMENNSQP; this is encoded by the coding sequence ATGTCTCATATCAAACGCACGGAAGAGTCTGAAATTATCCATCAATACAGTAAGGATATTCTAGCAGCAATGCCTAATCTTGTTTATATTTTAGATAAAAATTGTACATTCGTGGGAGCAAATACGAATTTTCTAACGCTTGTAGGGTTTGAAAACAATGAGCAGTTAGCAGGTAAAACCTATAAGGAAATGACTGAATTTTTACCTTGGTCTGACGAGCGTACTCAAATGTTTAAACGAGATGATATTAATGCTTTACTATCAGGTGAATCTGCCTACAAAGTGAGTGAACCACCGATTATTCGTGCTAAAGATAATGTCCTCTATTACGAATCTTCAAGAGTGCCCATTTTGGATAAAGACAAAAATGTAGTTGGACTGGTTGTTATCTTAACTGATGTAACAGCCTATAAAAGGATGCAAGAGCAATTAGCCAAAATAAAAGAGCAATTGCAACAAAACAATATAAAATCGCACACAGTCCCAGTCATGAGGCATGCCAAATCTGCCAATTTAAAAAAGATACCTAAAATTTTAATGGTGGAAGATAATTCCATCGCGCAAAAAGCAACGCAGGCATTGCTGATGCAGCTGGATTGCCACGTGGATGTGGCGGATTCAGGGGATAAGGCAATTAGTCTATTTAAACCCGGTAAATACGATTTGGTGTTCATGGACATTGGTCTTGAAGGGACATCAGGTTATGTGGTATCGAAAGAAATTCGAAAAATGGAAGACAAATCAGAATATCGTGTGCCTATTATTGCCCTAACTGGTTATGAAGCCGATGTGGTTAAATATGACTGTGTGGATTATTTTATGGAAGGAGCACTAACGAAACCTTTGACCAGTGAGCAAGCTAAGCAAATCATTCAGCACTATGTCTATGACATTGATATCCCAGTTCGAGGTCTAAGAAGTACTAAAGACATGGAAAATAACTCACAGCCCTAG
- a CDS encoding iron-containing redox enzyme family protein: MAIPATFTQFLSDIDRNYRQQMQQNSLFDKTQTSCLTSKQKRFFAGLFYHLRGHFINFMWYVANFANDDYTKTIILENIQEELGLKNRVSHEKLYEIFAKECDLDIHDEIVNETHYLPFAKAFNTGHLHWLSTHDANERLAAFAAYERLDNIDYFYLTEFAKSLHLPKVATAFFNVHMHVEHFEPVVEKLTPIWLTSEEKVRDAFHFIYSHQRQMWEELSATILDISS, from the coding sequence ATGGCAATTCCAGCAACTTTTACACAATTTCTTTCTGATATCGACAGAAATTATCGACAACAAATGCAACAAAATTCTCTATTTGATAAAACACAAACTTCTTGTTTGACGAGTAAGCAGAAACGTTTTTTTGCCGGTCTTTTTTATCATCTGCGGGGACATTTTATTAATTTCATGTGGTATGTGGCCAATTTTGCTAACGATGACTACACCAAAACAATAATACTGGAAAACATTCAGGAAGAGTTAGGATTAAAAAACCGGGTTTCACATGAAAAATTGTATGAAATTTTTGCAAAAGAGTGTGATCTCGACATTCATGACGAAATTGTTAACGAAACCCATTATTTACCTTTTGCCAAAGCATTTAACACAGGTCATTTACATTGGCTTTCTACTCATGATGCAAATGAACGCCTTGCTGCTTTTGCAGCCTATGAAAGACTGGACAATATCGATTATTTCTATCTTACCGAGTTTGCAAAATCGCTCCACTTACCTAAAGTTGCTACCGCATTTTTTAATGTGCATATGCATGTTGAGCATTTTGAGCCTGTAGTAGAAAAATTAACTCCTATCTGGTTAACGTCTGAAGAAAAAGTAAGAGATGCTTTTCATTTTATTTATTCTCACCAACGACAAATGTGGGAAGAATTATCAGCCACCATACTGGATATTAGCTCATAA
- a CDS encoding sensor histidine kinase, translating into MRAIKKALLYIYLYLSKQTEEASHQITLFAMVMMINFPLFGVLWKFEIFQLTEEFVLRMIATALCAMLATHQFWRSSWLKALPLLWYLTLLFCLPFFFSYLTLLNHGSTLWLMNCVSAIFFLFLVTSVVGALSLLVMGVSIGFIGFFYIAGHVADYNPGNVSLFSLIITFIAAIVIGALFARDRELIYEGKISGMRLLAGSIAHDLRTPLASIHLQAELQEMLVEKLKNPEVRKHLKEGLNKITRGIEMSNQLISMQLSNIQRDKLDTQSFSIMPIKSLLKRSVEEYPLRKEQKKFIHMNLETDFSIWIGEVAFKNLLWNLLKNSLDFIEETGRGEITIWLVTGEEKDDFNYLHFKDTAKGINNPEKIFDTFYSTRKGGTGVGLAYCKLLMSAAGGDITCDGNQPGQAHFILKFPKVD; encoded by the coding sequence ATGAGGGCAATAAAAAAAGCTCTTCTCTATATCTATCTATATTTAAGTAAACAAACTGAAGAGGCTAGTCATCAAATTACGCTATTTGCCATGGTTATGATGATTAATTTTCCTCTTTTTGGAGTCCTGTGGAAATTTGAAATTTTTCAGTTGACGGAAGAGTTTGTATTGCGAATGATTGCTACAGCATTGTGTGCTATGTTAGCTACTCATCAATTTTGGCGTTCATCCTGGCTTAAAGCATTACCACTGCTGTGGTATCTCACATTATTGTTTTGCCTCCCATTCTTTTTTTCCTACCTGACGTTGTTAAACCATGGTTCTACTTTATGGCTTATGAATTGTGTCTCTGCGATTTTCTTTCTATTTTTGGTAACAAGTGTCGTTGGAGCATTGAGTCTGTTAGTGATGGGTGTGAGTATTGGCTTTATTGGATTCTTTTATATTGCAGGTCATGTAGCTGATTATAATCCTGGAAATGTTTCATTATTTAGCTTAATTATTACTTTTATCGCGGCAATTGTTATTGGAGCACTGTTTGCTCGTGATAGGGAGTTAATTTATGAAGGAAAAATTTCTGGAATGCGCTTGCTGGCTGGCAGTATAGCTCATGATTTGCGCACGCCATTGGCCAGTATTCATCTGCAGGCAGAATTGCAGGAAATGTTGGTTGAAAAACTGAAAAATCCCGAAGTAAGAAAGCATCTGAAAGAAGGGCTCAATAAAATAACTCGCGGTATTGAGATGAGTAATCAATTAATCAGCATGCAGTTAAGCAACATACAGCGTGATAAACTTGATACCCAAAGCTTTTCCATAATGCCCATTAAGTCATTGTTGAAAAGATCTGTTGAAGAATATCCTTTAAGAAAGGAACAAAAGAAATTCATTCATATGAATCTGGAAACTGATTTCTCCATATGGATAGGAGAGGTAGCCTTTAAGAACTTACTATGGAACTTACTAAAAAATAGTTTGGATTTTATTGAGGAAACCGGAAGAGGTGAGATTACTATTTGGCTGGTAACGGGTGAAGAGAAAGATGATTTTAATTATTTGCATTTTAAAGATACTGCCAAAGGGATTAATAATCCGGAAAAAATTTTTGATACCTTTTATTCAACGCGAAAAGGAGGTACTGGTGTAGGGTTGGCTTATTGTAAATTATTAATGTCTGCCGCAGGTGGTGATATCACTTGTGATGGAAATCAGCCTGGGCAAGCGCATTTCATTCTAAAATTCCCTAAAGTAGATTAG
- a CDS encoding ubiquitin-activating E1 family protein: MSVVIIGDGPSGLYAAIRLKQAGVKNIKVIGPRDGKYVRPGHINFSVFTRAEEGVGRKLRASTKTAHIKDIERKLYKLALNMGITIEKGTFVKFSEDKKGIIVSNQEVESFLACDFAFDCTGSKRALVHAINDRAKQSLNPPPFELSPVSEEVMVKNHMLAYVTMGQRDFLASKRYPSHKSNSLIGKSPLEFAKAMERLRQFGWREMAFPRCYSMPFGKDKVCFYLEAPDNLPGEKKEEWFQTVLECGTGNSAIHFQQLPPSKKYQSKPRLTTFIVEPRQLNRFSYQEKGLPYVITQGDTQIEPNYVLAHGIVESFERIDAMIKGLIIIDGKIHYFDEEDYEHDVKSALTRHQQSLIDHYKERKEHFLRWLREAKGYYEEAFIADAKPQFQERLKEITARIAYYDALDILTTYIYQDKIIVPRFNPGVLVSNLIKAAEGLLKASTKLPPLFDNEAQEAKKD, from the coding sequence ATGAGTGTTGTAATTATTGGAGATGGTCCAAGTGGACTTTATGCTGCCATTAGATTAAAGCAAGCTGGTGTAAAAAATATTAAAGTGATTGGTCCGCGTGACGGGAAATATGTTAGACCGGGTCACATAAATTTTTCGGTTTTTACAAGAGCGGAAGAGGGTGTCGGGCGAAAATTACGCGCTAGCACTAAAACCGCTCATATTAAAGATATTGAGCGTAAACTCTATAAACTTGCTCTTAATATGGGTATTACGATAGAAAAAGGAACCTTTGTAAAATTTTCAGAGGATAAAAAAGGAATTATCGTTTCTAATCAGGAGGTTGAGAGTTTCTTAGCTTGTGATTTTGCATTCGATTGTACAGGCTCAAAGCGAGCTTTGGTTCACGCAATCAATGACCGTGCAAAACAAAGCCTGAATCCGCCGCCTTTTGAACTATCACCCGTTTCTGAAGAGGTCATGGTTAAAAACCATATGTTGGCCTATGTAACCATGGGCCAACGAGATTTTCTAGCGTCTAAACGCTATCCTAGCCATAAAAGCAACAGTCTTATAGGAAAATCACCTTTGGAATTTGCAAAGGCCATGGAGCGTTTGCGTCAGTTTGGTTGGCGAGAAATGGCATTTCCACGTTGCTACAGTATGCCATTCGGTAAAGATAAAGTTTGTTTTTACTTGGAAGCTCCTGATAATCTTCCTGGAGAAAAAAAGGAGGAGTGGTTTCAAACAGTGTTGGAGTGTGGAACAGGCAATTCAGCAATTCATTTTCAGCAATTACCGCCCTCAAAAAAATATCAATCAAAGCCACGATTGACCACCTTTATAGTCGAGCCACGACAGCTTAATCGCTTTTCTTACCAGGAAAAAGGGCTACCCTATGTGATTACTCAGGGGGATACGCAAATTGAGCCTAATTATGTGTTGGCGCATGGGATTGTCGAGTCCTTTGAGCGTATTGACGCGATGATTAAAGGATTAATTATTATCGACGGGAAAATTCACTATTTTGATGAGGAAGATTATGAACATGATGTTAAAAGTGCACTGACTCGTCATCAACAGTCACTCATTGATCATTATAAGGAACGCAAGGAACATTTTTTAAGATGGCTACGTGAGGCTAAAGGATATTATGAGGAAGCGTTTATTGCTGATGCTAAGCCTCAATTTCAGGAGCGCTTAAAAGAAATAACCGCGCGAATTGCTTATTATGATGCGCTCGATATCCTGACCACGTATATTTACCAAGATAAAATTATCGTCCCAAGATTTAATCCGGGAGTCTTGGTTTCTAATTTAATTAAAGCAGCAGAGGGTTTACTGAAAGCAAGCACTAAATTACCGCCTTTATTTGATAATGAGGCTCAAGAGGCCAAAAAAGATTAA
- a CDS encoding serine/threonine transporter, whose product MSLNEITVNLPEAESHISKWHKQDTVWMLSLYGTAIGAGTLFLPINAGLNGIWPLIIMTLLAFPMTYFSHQALCRFVLSGSSLKDDITTVVDEHFGNFAGKILTFLYFFAIYPILLMYSVAITNTTESFIVNQLGMQAPPRVLLAIVLILALMAIVRFGQQMIVRSMSFLVYPFVSILILLSLYLIPHWNNAIVQQSSAINGEGAHGLAMTLWLIIPVMVFSFNHSPIISSFAVAQKKQYGKDADEKSSWILRYSHLLMVSTVMFFVFSCVFSLSPQDLALAKQQNISILSYLANHFHTPMMAYIAPFIAFVAISKSFLGHYLGASEGLQGLIIKGFANRGNDLNPKKIQYFIEGFMIITCWVVATLNPSILGMIETLGGPIIAVILFLMPMYAIAKVPAMKKFRNSVVSIFISFIGLIAISAILYGLFNS is encoded by the coding sequence ATGTCTCTCAATGAGATTACCGTGAATCTACCTGAAGCAGAAAGTCATATTTCAAAATGGCATAAGCAAGATACCGTCTGGATGCTCAGTCTTTATGGTACCGCAATTGGTGCAGGTACTCTTTTTTTACCGATTAATGCGGGATTAAATGGCATCTGGCCTTTAATTATCATGACCTTGCTTGCGTTCCCCATGACTTATTTCTCACATCAGGCTTTGTGCCGATTTGTGCTTTCTGGCTCCTCCCTTAAAGATGATATTACCACCGTTGTTGATGAGCACTTTGGTAACTTTGCCGGTAAAATATTAACCTTCCTGTATTTTTTTGCTATTTATCCCATTTTATTAATGTATAGTGTAGCAATTACTAATACTACCGAAAGCTTTATTGTAAATCAGCTGGGTATGCAAGCACCACCCCGCGTGTTACTAGCTATTGTACTGATTTTGGCTTTAATGGCTATTGTTCGTTTTGGTCAGCAGATGATTGTTAGATCCATGAGCTTTCTCGTTTACCCTTTTGTTAGTATTTTAATCCTGCTTTCCCTCTATTTAATTCCTCATTGGAACAATGCTATTGTTCAGCAAAGCAGCGCGATCAATGGCGAAGGTGCTCATGGATTGGCAATGACACTCTGGCTTATTATACCGGTGATGGTATTTTCCTTTAATCATTCACCTATCATTTCTTCATTTGCCGTGGCTCAAAAAAAGCAATATGGGAAAGATGCTGATGAAAAAAGTTCCTGGATTCTAAGATACAGTCATCTTCTTATGGTATCCACTGTCATGTTTTTTGTTTTCAGCTGTGTCTTTAGCCTCTCTCCTCAAGATCTTGCCTTGGCAAAACAACAAAATATTTCCATTTTATCGTATCTTGCGAACCACTTTCACACGCCAATGATGGCTTATATTGCTCCATTTATTGCCTTTGTCGCGATTTCAAAATCATTTCTTGGCCACTATTTAGGAGCCAGCGAAGGTTTGCAAGGATTAATTATCAAAGGATTTGCTAACCGTGGTAACGATTTAAATCCCAAAAAAATACAGTATTTCATTGAAGGATTTATGATCATTACCTGCTGGGTCGTGGCAACATTAAACCCCAGTATTCTTGGTATGATCGAAACGCTAGGTGGCCCAATTATTGCCGTAATTTTATTCCTTATGCCTATGTATGCCATTGCTAAAGTACCGGCAATGAAAAAGTTCAGAAATTCAGTGGTGAGTATTTTTATTAGTTTCATCGGCTTAATTGCTATATCCGCCATACTTTATGGCCTTTTTAATTCCTAA